In one window of Constrictibacter sp. MBR-5 DNA:
- a CDS encoding TerB family tellurite resistance protein, whose protein sequence is MSIWGKLLGGAAGLVMGGPIGALVGAVAGHAVDRFREEPGSGDATQSIGFTIGVIVLGAKMAKADGVVTEAEIATFRRLFKVPPEEERNVARLFDQARRDADGYEPYARQLARLLKDRPAVLQELLNCLFHIAAADGRPGDAELVFLRNVAGIFGLDAAAFDRISAAHVGSDERDPYAILGVARSASVEEIRSRYRQLARENHPDRLVAQGLPAEFARTATVRMAAINAAYDAILKNAAPA, encoded by the coding sequence ATGAGCATCTGGGGCAAGCTTCTCGGGGGTGCCGCCGGGCTCGTCATGGGCGGCCCAATCGGGGCGCTCGTGGGTGCCGTGGCAGGACACGCCGTCGACCGGTTCCGCGAGGAGCCGGGGTCTGGCGACGCCACGCAGAGCATCGGCTTCACCATCGGCGTCATCGTTCTGGGCGCCAAGATGGCCAAGGCCGACGGCGTGGTCACCGAGGCCGAGATCGCCACCTTCCGGCGCCTGTTCAAGGTGCCGCCGGAAGAGGAGCGCAACGTCGCGCGCCTGTTCGATCAGGCACGTCGCGACGCCGACGGCTACGAGCCCTATGCCCGGCAGCTCGCGCGGCTTCTGAAGGACCGCCCCGCGGTCCTCCAGGAACTGCTCAACTGCCTGTTCCACATCGCGGCGGCCGACGGCCGGCCCGGCGACGCCGAGCTGGTCTTCCTGCGCAACGTGGCGGGCATCTTCGGCCTCGACGCGGCCGCCTTCGACCGGATCAGCGCCGCCCATGTCGGCAGCGACGAGCGCGACCCCTACGCCATCCTGGGCGTCGCACGCTCCGCCTCGGTCGAGGAGATTCGCTCCCGCTACCGCCAGCTCGCGCGGGAGAACCATCCCGACCGGCTCGTCGCCCAGGGGCTGCCCGCCGAATTCGCCCGCACCGCCACCGTACGGATGGCCGCCATCAACGCCGCCTATGATGCGATCTTGAAGAACGCCGCGCCCGCATGA
- a CDS encoding peptidyl-alpha-hydroxyglycine alpha-amidating lyase family protein: MSVILGSGEHRYRVVEDWAKLPDGWSFRDVAAVATDSRDNVYVFNRGEHPMMVFDRDGNFLRSWGEGLFRRAHGLHIGADDRLYCTDDGDHTVRVCDGDGKVHLTIGVPGKPTPYMSGEPFHRCTHTALSPNGDIYVSDGYGNSCVHKYAPDGRLLKTWGGPGTDPGQFNIVHNICCDADGWVYVADRENHRVQVFGGDGAYETQWNNLHRPCGLFMCAGRHQHCYIGELGPGMPVNRNMPNLGPRISIVTHEGKLVARLGGEEGPGLTAGKFQAPHGIAVDGRGDIYVGEVAYTNWPSTYPDKPVPAHVRTLQKLVKVS; the protein is encoded by the coding sequence ATGTCCGTGATCCTGGGAAGCGGCGAGCACCGCTATCGCGTCGTCGAGGACTGGGCGAAGCTCCCCGACGGCTGGTCCTTCCGCGACGTCGCCGCCGTCGCCACGGACAGTCGGGACAATGTCTACGTCTTCAATCGCGGCGAGCACCCGATGATGGTGTTCGACCGCGACGGCAACTTCCTGCGCTCCTGGGGTGAAGGCCTGTTCCGGCGCGCGCACGGCCTGCATATCGGTGCCGACGACCGCCTCTACTGCACCGACGACGGCGACCATACCGTCCGCGTGTGCGACGGCGACGGCAAGGTGCACCTGACCATCGGCGTTCCGGGAAAGCCCACGCCCTATATGAGCGGCGAGCCGTTCCACCGCTGCACCCATACCGCCCTGTCGCCGAACGGAGACATCTACGTCTCCGACGGCTACGGCAATTCCTGCGTCCATAAATACGCGCCGGACGGACGCCTGCTGAAGACATGGGGCGGCCCCGGCACCGACCCCGGCCAGTTCAACATCGTCCACAACATCTGCTGCGACGCGGACGGCTGGGTCTATGTCGCCGACCGCGAGAACCACCGCGTCCAGGTGTTCGGCGGCGACGGCGCCTATGAGACGCAGTGGAACAACCTGCACCGGCCGTGCGGCCTGTTCATGTGCGCCGGGCGGCATCAGCACTGCTATATCGGCGAACTCGGCCCCGGCATGCCGGTGAACCGCAACATGCCGAACCTCGGGCCGCGGATCAGCATCGTCACCCACGAGGGCAAGCTGGTCGCGCGGCTCGGCGGTGAGGAAGGGCCCGGACTGACGGCGGGCAAGTTCCAGGCGCCGCACGGCATCGCCGTCGACGGCCGCGGCGACATCTATGTGGGCGAGGTCGCCTACACCAACTGGCCGAGCACCTATCCCGACAAGCCGGTGCCGGCGCACGTCCGCACGCTGCAGAAGCTGGTGAAGGTCAGCTGA
- a CDS encoding DNA-3-methyladenine glycosylase I, with protein sequence MSYCDSAPGHEWHGPYHDTEYGFPVRDDHVLFERLALEINQAGLSWLTVLKKRAAFNAAFVGFDIDAVAAFGEADRERLLQDAAIIRNRLKVDAVIENARRLVAIRETHGSFAAWLDAHHPRTLPEWVKLFRATFRFMGGEIVGEFLMSTGYLPGAHREDCPAHARALAAGPPWHVAGQARHEVS encoded by the coding sequence ATGAGCTATTGCGACAGCGCGCCCGGCCACGAATGGCACGGCCCGTACCACGACACGGAATACGGCTTTCCAGTCCGCGACGACCACGTTCTGTTCGAGCGGCTGGCGCTGGAAATCAACCAGGCCGGCCTTTCCTGGCTGACCGTGCTGAAGAAGCGCGCCGCGTTCAACGCCGCCTTCGTCGGCTTCGACATCGACGCCGTCGCGGCCTTCGGCGAGGCCGACCGCGAGCGGCTGCTCCAGGACGCGGCAATCATCCGCAACCGCCTGAAGGTCGACGCCGTCATCGAGAATGCGCGCCGGCTGGTGGCGATCCGCGAGACGCACGGGTCCTTCGCTGCGTGGCTAGACGCGCACCATCCGCGCACGTTGCCGGAATGGGTGAAGCTGTTCCGCGCCACCTTCCGCTTCATGGGCGGCGAGATCGTCGGCGAGTTCCTGATGAGCACGGGCTACCTGCCGGGTGCCCACCGCGAGGACTGCCCGGCGCACGCCCGGGCGCTCGCCGCCGGCCCGCCCTGGCACGTCGCCGGGCAGGCGCGGCACGAGGTCAGCTGA
- a CDS encoding sarcosine oxidase subunit beta family protein, protein MKRFSFLSLARNALSGHRDWPRYWRSAPPKPSYDVVIVGGGGHGLATAYYLAKEHGITNVAVLEKGWIGGGNTGRNTTIIRSNYLWDESARLYEHSLKLWEGLSQDLNINVMLSQRGVLNVAHTLHDVREGIRRCNANQLNGIDAEWLEPDAVKAFCPPLNVSPRLRYPVLGATLQRRGGVARHDAVAWGYARAADARGVDIIQNCEVTGIRTEGGRVVGLDTTRGPIATGKVGLAVAGHSTLLADMAGFRLPIQSHPLQAFVSEPIKPVLDCVVMSSAVHVYVSQSDKGELVMGAGIDPWTSYGQRGSMHIVEQQMAAIVELFPIFSRLKMMRSWGGIVDVAPDASPIIGRTPVSGLFINCGWGTGGFKATPGSGWVFAHTIARGEPHPLAAPFALDRFTTGALVDEHGAAAVAH, encoded by the coding sequence GTGAAACGCTTCTCGTTCCTATCCCTCGCCCGCAACGCCCTGTCCGGCCACCGGGACTGGCCACGCTACTGGCGCAGTGCGCCGCCGAAGCCGTCCTATGACGTGGTGATCGTAGGCGGCGGCGGCCATGGGCTCGCGACCGCCTACTATCTGGCCAAGGAACACGGCATCACCAACGTCGCGGTGCTGGAGAAGGGCTGGATCGGCGGCGGCAATACCGGCCGCAACACGACGATCATCCGGTCGAACTATCTCTGGGACGAGAGCGCGCGACTCTACGAGCATTCGCTGAAGCTCTGGGAAGGCCTCTCGCAGGACCTGAACATCAACGTCATGCTGAGCCAGCGCGGCGTGCTGAACGTGGCGCACACGCTGCACGACGTGCGCGAAGGCATCCGGCGCTGCAACGCCAACCAGCTGAACGGCATCGACGCCGAGTGGCTGGAGCCCGATGCCGTGAAGGCCTTCTGCCCGCCGCTGAACGTCTCGCCGCGGCTGCGCTATCCGGTGCTGGGTGCGACGCTGCAGCGCCGCGGCGGCGTGGCCCGGCACGACGCCGTCGCCTGGGGCTATGCCCGCGCCGCCGACGCGCGCGGCGTCGACATCATCCAGAACTGCGAGGTCACGGGCATCCGCACCGAGGGCGGCCGGGTGGTCGGGCTCGACACGACGCGCGGGCCGATCGCCACCGGCAAGGTGGGCCTCGCCGTCGCCGGCCACAGCACCCTGCTGGCGGACATGGCCGGCTTCCGCCTGCCGATCCAGAGCCATCCGCTGCAGGCCTTCGTCTCCGAGCCGATCAAGCCGGTGCTCGACTGCGTCGTGATGTCGAGCGCCGTGCACGTCTATGTCAGCCAGTCCGACAAGGGCGAGCTGGTCATGGGCGCCGGCATCGATCCGTGGACGTCCTACGGCCAGCGCGGCAGCATGCACATCGTCGAGCAGCAGATGGCCGCCATCGTCGAGCTGTTTCCGATCTTCAGCCGCCTGAAGATGATGCGCAGCTGGGGCGGTATCGTCGACGTGGCGCCCGACGCCTCGCCGATCATCGGCCGCACGCCGGTCTCCGGCCTGTTCATCAACTGCGGCTGGGGTACGGGCGGGTTCAAGGCGACCCCCGGCTCGGGCTGGGTGTTCGCGCACACCATCGCCCGCGGCGAGCCGCATCCGCTGGCCGCACCGTTCGCCCTGGACCGCTTCACCACGGGCGCCCTCGTCGACGAGCACGGCGCCGCCGCCGTGGCGCACTGA
- a CDS encoding sarcosine oxidase subunit delta — translation MLLIPCPWCGPRNETEFRPGGEAGIKRPERPADVSDAAWADYLFMRTNPRGRLRERWFHVHGCRRWFDVERDTVTHAVHGSALPGQLVPNGTLAHQAGGDGRE, via the coding sequence ATGCTGCTGATCCCCTGTCCCTGGTGCGGGCCGCGCAACGAGACGGAATTCCGTCCGGGCGGCGAGGCCGGGATAAAGCGTCCGGAGCGCCCGGCCGACGTCTCCGATGCGGCGTGGGCGGACTATCTGTTCATGCGCACCAACCCGCGCGGGCGCCTGCGCGAGCGCTGGTTCCACGTCCACGGCTGCCGGCGCTGGTTCGACGTCGAGCGCGACACGGTCACGCACGCGGTGCACGGTTCCGCCCTGCCCGGCCAGCTCGTCCCGAACGGCACTCTCGCTCATCAGGCCGGCGGGGACGGTCGCGAATGA
- a CDS encoding DUF1127 domain-containing protein, protein MSDLREAEGIDRIMLRARAERARAVARNVRALAAAAAAGARAVRAWFRRRAAYRALQALDDRTLKDVGLYRNDLWRVAGGEQREAAPAAPPPAATDDPERLAPAANDNPLWPRSMRRAGRRG, encoded by the coding sequence ATGTCCGACCTTAGAGAAGCCGAGGGTATCGACAGGATCATGCTTCGGGCGCGGGCCGAGCGGGCGAGGGCCGTCGCGCGGAACGTCAGAGCGTTGGCGGCCGCGGCGGCCGCGGGCGCTCGCGCCGTCCGCGCATGGTTCCGGCGGCGGGCTGCATACCGGGCCCTGCAGGCGCTCGACGACCGAACGCTCAAGGACGTGGGCCTGTACCGGAACGATCTGTGGCGGGTCGCTGGCGGCGAGCAGCGCGAGGCGGCACCCGCAGCCCCGCCGCCTGCGGCCACGGACGATCCGGAAAGGCTCGCTCCGGCGGCCAACGACAACCCCCTCTGGCCGCGGTCCATGCGCAGGGCCGGGCGGCGAGGGTGA
- a CDS encoding N-acetylmuramoyl-L-alanine amidase gives MSIAAIDLPSPNHDARPAGVDMLVLHYTGMRSGRDAIDRLRDPAARVSAHYVVEEDGTVFRLVPEERRAWHAGVSFWQGRRGLNDVSVGIEIVNPGHEWGYRRFPDEQMRTVEALSLQIIARHGIPADRVVAHSDIAPDRKQDPGELFDWPALARAGVGLWPDMEAVPAAPAPVDAIQAGLAAFGYDCPHTGQLDAATQVVLTAFQRRFRPARMDGQPDAECLARLGRLLAMRDLLPRPA, from the coding sequence ATGAGCATCGCCGCAATCGATCTGCCGTCGCCCAACCACGACGCGCGTCCCGCCGGCGTCGACATGCTGGTCCTGCATTACACGGGCATGCGCTCGGGCCGGGACGCGATCGACCGACTGCGCGATCCCGCTGCCCGGGTGAGCGCGCATTATGTGGTCGAGGAGGACGGCACGGTCTTCCGGCTGGTGCCCGAGGAGCGGCGCGCCTGGCACGCCGGCGTTTCCTTCTGGCAGGGCCGCCGCGGCCTCAACGACGTCTCCGTCGGCATCGAAATCGTCAATCCGGGGCACGAGTGGGGCTACCGGCGATTTCCCGACGAGCAGATGCGCACGGTCGAGGCGCTCTCTCTGCAGATCATCGCCCGCCACGGCATTCCCGCCGACCGGGTCGTCGCGCACTCGGACATCGCGCCGGATCGCAAGCAGGATCCCGGCGAGCTGTTCGACTGGCCGGCGCTCGCCCGTGCCGGCGTCGGCCTCTGGCCCGACATGGAAGCGGTCCCCGCGGCACCGGCGCCGGTCGATGCGATCCAGGCGGGGCTCGCGGCCTTCGGCTACGACTGCCCGCACACCGGACAGCTGGATGCGGCCACCCAGGTCGTGCTAACCGCCTTCCAGCGGCGCTTCCGCCCGGCGCGAATGGACGGGCAGCCGGATGCCGAGTGCCTCGCGCGGCTCGGGCGGCTGCTCGCGATGCGCGACCTCCTGCCACGGCCGGCCTGA
- a CDS encoding DUF1467 family protein, whose amino-acid sequence MGIVSGIVVYVIVWWLVFFMVLPWGVRAPEEQEVGHQAGAPQAPRMWLKALITTLVAAVLWVGIDVFIVSDVFSFRQP is encoded by the coding sequence GTGGGCATCGTCTCCGGCATCGTCGTCTACGTCATCGTCTGGTGGCTGGTGTTCTTCATGGTGCTGCCATGGGGCGTGCGCGCGCCGGAGGAACAGGAAGTCGGTCACCAGGCCGGTGCGCCACAGGCGCCGCGGATGTGGCTCAAGGCCCTGATCACCACCCTGGTCGCCGCCGTGCTCTGGGTGGGAATCGACGTCTTCATCGTGTCGGACGTGTTCAGCTTCCGGCAGCCCTGA
- a CDS encoding transcriptional regulator GcvA produces MTAARLPPLNALRAFESAARHMSVSRAAAELHVTPAAVSHQIRALEEHLGVPLFRRLNRGLVLTEDGALLAPGLRDGFDRLTAAMQRLDERRSGGTLVVSVAPSFAAKWLVPRLERFTRAHPDIDVRISATMELADLRRDAVDVAIRFGWGDYPGLEVHKLTAETTTPMCSPALLAGARPLREPADLRHHVLIHDDSMAFDPTAPDWRMWLKAAGIEGVDVSRGQHYSFGDHAIQAAVNGAGVLLGRQSLAGDDLAAGRLVMPFELCLPVKPAYYLLLPPPGQRPARVAAFRDWLLSEIAARRDA; encoded by the coding sequence ATGACCGCTGCGCGCCTGCCGCCCCTCAATGCCCTCCGCGCCTTCGAATCGGCGGCGCGGCACATGAGCGTCAGCCGCGCCGCCGCGGAACTTCATGTCACGCCCGCTGCCGTGAGCCACCAGATCCGTGCACTCGAGGAGCATCTCGGCGTGCCGCTGTTCCGCCGGCTGAACCGGGGACTGGTACTGACGGAGGACGGCGCCCTGCTCGCCCCAGGCCTCCGCGACGGGTTCGACAGGCTGACGGCAGCGATGCAGCGGCTCGACGAGCGACGCAGTGGCGGTACCCTCGTCGTGAGCGTCGCCCCGTCCTTCGCGGCCAAGTGGCTGGTGCCGCGGCTGGAACGGTTCACGCGCGCCCATCCCGACATCGACGTGCGCATTTCGGCGACGATGGAACTGGCGGACCTGCGGCGCGATGCCGTGGATGTCGCCATCCGCTTCGGCTGGGGCGACTATCCGGGCCTGGAAGTTCACAAGCTGACGGCGGAAACCACGACGCCGATGTGCAGCCCGGCGCTGCTGGCCGGCGCGCGTCCGCTGCGCGAGCCCGCCGACCTCCGCCACCACGTCCTCATCCACGACGATTCGATGGCCTTCGACCCGACCGCGCCGGACTGGCGCATGTGGCTGAAGGCAGCGGGGATCGAGGGCGTCGACGTGTCGCGCGGGCAGCACTACAGCTTCGGCGACCACGCCATACAGGCCGCCGTGAACGGCGCCGGCGTGCTGCTCGGACGGCAGTCCCTGGCCGGCGACGACCTCGCCGCCGGACGGCTGGTGATGCCGTTCGAACTGTGCCTGCCGGTGAAGCCGGCCTACTACCTGCTGCTGCCGCCCCCCGGCCAGCGGCCGGCGCGCGTCGCGGCGTTCCGGGACTGGCTACTGTCGGAGATCGCGGCGCGCCGCGACGCCTGA
- a CDS encoding ATP-binding cassette domain-containing protein — translation MNQPPIVSLRGVRHAFGTKRVLDDASVGIVRGDRVCLVGRNGSGKSTLMKMLSGRLEPDSGELFVQPGTRVAWLEQEPPYDPDETVEAFAARPQGGFAPAPHEVAAWFDRLQVDPARRMGSMSGGEVRRAALARAFAGEPDLLLLDEPTNHLDLPAIEWLEQELARFSGALLVVSHDRTFLTNVTRRVCWLERGRLRETDRSFARFDEWMEEVLADEEKQQAKLDTKLAQEARWLHRGVTARRKRNQGRLARLHDMRAERASLLGRPTRANIVLRDGEVRSRTVIEAKAIAKAYPREEGGTRVLVQDFSTRILRGDRIGILGPNGAGKSTLLRMLIGELAPDAGSVKVADPLARAYFDQQRSQLDPAASLWDTLCPGGGDTVAVQGGSRHVVGYLKDFLFEPDQMRSPVSTLSGGERNRLLLALILAQPSDLLVLDEPTNDLDMDTLDLLEEVLSDYGGTLLVVSHDRDFLDRLVTSVIAVEGDGRVREYAGGYSDYRRQRDPDPRGSGGGAQSKDQSRPDREKPKPSPAPRLTYNEQRELDLLPERIAKLEAEIAKLEAALANPELYSRDPTLFGRATDRLAAARGEQEAAEERWLVLEEKRETLTAQAP, via the coding sequence ATGAACCAACCGCCCATCGTCTCGCTGCGTGGCGTGCGCCACGCTTTCGGCACCAAGCGCGTCCTCGACGACGCCTCGGTCGGCATCGTCCGTGGCGACCGCGTCTGCCTCGTCGGCCGCAACGGCAGCGGCAAGTCGACCCTCATGAAGATGCTCTCCGGTCGCCTGGAGCCGGATTCGGGCGAGCTCTTCGTCCAGCCTGGCACCCGCGTCGCCTGGCTGGAGCAGGAGCCGCCCTACGACCCGGACGAGACCGTCGAAGCCTTCGCCGCCCGGCCGCAGGGCGGCTTCGCGCCGGCGCCGCACGAGGTTGCCGCTTGGTTCGACCGGCTGCAGGTCGATCCCGCCCGTCGCATGGGCAGCATGTCCGGCGGCGAGGTACGCCGCGCCGCCCTGGCGCGCGCCTTCGCCGGCGAGCCGGACCTGCTGCTGCTCGACGAGCCGACGAACCATCTCGACCTGCCGGCCATCGAATGGCTGGAGCAGGAACTGGCGCGTTTTTCCGGCGCGCTGCTGGTCGTCAGCCACGACCGCACCTTCCTCACCAACGTCACCCGCCGCGTCTGCTGGCTGGAGCGCGGCCGCCTGCGCGAAACCGACCGCAGCTTCGCCCGCTTCGACGAGTGGATGGAGGAGGTCCTCGCCGACGAGGAGAAGCAGCAGGCGAAGCTCGACACCAAGCTCGCCCAGGAAGCGCGCTGGCTGCACCGCGGCGTCACCGCCCGGCGAAAGCGCAACCAGGGCCGGCTGGCACGGCTGCACGACATGCGCGCCGAGCGTGCCTCGCTGCTCGGCCGGCCGACGCGTGCCAACATCGTGCTGCGCGACGGCGAGGTGCGCAGCCGCACGGTCATCGAGGCGAAGGCCATAGCCAAGGCCTATCCGCGCGAGGAGGGCGGCACGCGCGTTCTGGTACAGGATTTCAGCACACGGATTCTGCGCGGCGACCGGATCGGCATCCTCGGGCCGAACGGCGCCGGCAAGAGCACGCTGCTGCGCATGCTGATCGGCGAACTGGCGCCCGACGCGGGCAGCGTGAAGGTCGCCGACCCCCTGGCCCGCGCCTATTTCGACCAGCAGCGCAGCCAGCTCGATCCGGCGGCCTCCCTCTGGGACACGCTCTGTCCGGGCGGCGGCGACACCGTCGCCGTGCAGGGCGGCTCCCGCCATGTCGTCGGGTACCTCAAGGACTTCCTGTTCGAGCCGGATCAGATGCGCAGCCCCGTCTCGACACTCTCCGGCGGCGAGCGTAACCGGCTGCTGCTCGCCCTCATCCTGGCGCAGCCGAGCGACCTGCTCGTGCTCGACGAGCCGACGAACGACCTCGACATGGACACGCTCGACCTCCTGGAGGAGGTGCTCAGCGACTATGGCGGGACGCTCCTCGTCGTCAGCCACGACCGCGATTTCCTCGACCGTCTCGTCACCAGCGTCATCGCGGTCGAAGGCGACGGGCGCGTGCGCGAATATGCCGGCGGCTACAGCGACTATCGCCGCCAGCGCGATCCGGATCCGCGCGGGTCCGGCGGTGGCGCGCAGTCCAAGGACCAGTCCAGGCCGGATCGCGAGAAGCCGAAGCCGTCGCCCGCGCCGCGTCTCACCTACAACGAGCAGCGCGAACTCGACCTGCTGCCGGAGCGCATCGCCAAGCTCGAGGCCGAGATCGCCAAGCTCGAGGCGGCGCTGGCCAACCCGGAACTCTACAGCCGTGATCCGACCCTGTTCGGCCGGGCCACGGACCGTCTCGCCGCCGCACGCGGCGAGCAGGAGGCGGCCGAGGAGCGCTGGCTCGTGCTGGAAGAAAAGCGCGAAACTCTGACGGCGCAGGCGCCATGA
- the lipB gene encoding lipoyl(octanoyl) transferase LipB, whose translation MLHGSTSTEAAGRHLPEWEVADELVAYEAAVARMEARVAAIRAGEASELVWLVEHPPLYTAGTSASDEELLTPGRFPVYRAGRGGKHTYHGPGQRVGYVMLDLRARGADVRGYVHDLEEWMIRTLDRFNVRGERREGRVGIWVDRGGGREEKIGAIGVRIRHWVSFHGIALNVDPDLSHFGGIVPCGIAEHGVTSLTALGIPVSMAEVDAALKASFAEIFGG comes from the coding sequence ATGCTGCACGGATCGACGAGCACAGAGGCCGCGGGTCGGCACCTGCCGGAATGGGAGGTGGCCGACGAGCTGGTCGCCTACGAGGCGGCCGTCGCGCGCATGGAGGCGCGCGTCGCGGCGATTCGGGCCGGCGAGGCGTCGGAACTCGTCTGGCTGGTGGAGCATCCGCCGCTCTACACCGCCGGCACCAGTGCCAGCGATGAGGAACTGCTGACGCCGGGTCGCTTCCCGGTCTATCGGGCGGGCCGGGGCGGCAAGCACACCTATCACGGTCCAGGTCAGCGGGTCGGCTACGTCATGCTCGACCTCCGCGCCCGCGGTGCCGACGTGCGCGGCTATGTCCACGATCTGGAAGAATGGATGATCCGCACCCTCGACCGCTTCAACGTGCGCGGCGAGCGGCGGGAGGGCCGCGTCGGGATCTGGGTCGACCGCGGCGGCGGGCGCGAGGAGAAGATCGGCGCGATCGGCGTGCGCATCCGCCACTGGGTCAGCTTCCACGGCATCGCGCTGAACGTCGATCCCGACCTGTCGCATTTCGGCGGTATCGTCCCCTGCGGCATCGCCGAGCACGGGGTGACGTCGCTGACCGCGCTGGGCATCCCGGTCTCGATGGCCGAGGTCGACGCCGCCCTCAAAGCCTCCTTCGCCGAGATTTTCGGCGGCTGA
- the mce gene encoding methylmalonyl-CoA epimerase, which yields MIGRLNHVAIAVPDLAAATQQYRGALGATVSDPIALPSHGVTVVFVELPNTKIELLEPLGEGSPIAAFLARTPSGGIHHLCYEVDDILAARDHLVGTGARVLGSGEPTNGAHDKPVLFLHPKDFNGTLIELEQA from the coding sequence ATGATCGGCAGACTCAATCACGTCGCCATCGCCGTCCCGGATCTCGCTGCGGCCACGCAGCAGTATCGTGGCGCGCTCGGTGCCACCGTCTCCGACCCTATCGCACTGCCGTCGCACGGCGTCACGGTGGTCTTCGTCGAACTGCCGAACACCAAGATCGAGCTGCTGGAGCCGCTCGGCGAGGGGTCGCCGATCGCCGCCTTCCTCGCCCGCACCCCGTCCGGCGGCATCCACCACCTCTGCTATGAGGTCGACGACATCCTGGCGGCCCGCGATCACCTGGTCGGGACGGGCGCGCGGGTACTGGGCTCGGGAGAGCCGACAAACGGCGCGCATGACAAGCCGGTCCTGTTCCTGCACCCCAAGGACTTCAACGGCACCCTGATCGAACTCGAACAGGCCTGA
- a CDS encoding D-glycerate dehydrogenase, whose protein sequence is MRKKPLVVVTRKLPDAVETRMMELFDARLNVDDRPMPRAALAEAMKTADVLVPTVTDRIDAELIGEAGPQLRLLANFGAGVDHIDLKTAKARGLTVTNTPGVLTEDTADMTMALMLAVMRRLIEGERVARSGDWQGWAPTAMLGRRMRGKRLGIVGMGRIGRALARRAGAFGLTVHYHNRRRVAPEVEADLEATWWESLDQMLAHMDIVSVNCPRTPATYHLLSARRLALLRPQAVIVNTSRGEVIDETAMARMLEQGKLAGAGLDVFENEPAISPKLLKLENVVLLPHMGSATIESRIETGEKVIVNIKTFVDGHKPPDRVIEELF, encoded by the coding sequence ATGAGGAAGAAACCGCTCGTCGTCGTCACCCGCAAGCTTCCCGATGCGGTGGAGACGCGGATGATGGAGCTTTTCGATGCGCGGCTGAATGTCGACGACCGACCGATGCCGCGCGCCGCGCTGGCGGAGGCGATGAAGACCGCCGACGTGCTGGTTCCGACGGTGACCGACCGGATCGATGCGGAGCTGATCGGCGAGGCCGGTCCGCAGCTGCGGCTGCTGGCGAATTTCGGCGCCGGCGTCGACCATATCGACCTGAAGACGGCCAAGGCGCGCGGCCTGACGGTGACGAACACGCCGGGGGTGCTGACCGAGGATACGGCAGACATGACGATGGCCCTGATGCTGGCCGTCATGCGCCGCCTGATCGAGGGCGAGCGCGTCGCCCGCTCCGGCGACTGGCAGGGCTGGGCGCCGACCGCGATGCTCGGCCGGCGAATGCGCGGCAAACGCCTCGGGATCGTCGGCATGGGCCGCATCGGTCGCGCCCTGGCGCGCCGGGCCGGCGCTTTCGGCCTGACCGTGCACTATCACAACCGCCGCCGCGTGGCCCCGGAGGTCGAGGCCGACCTGGAAGCGACCTGGTGGGAGAGCCTCGACCAGATGCTGGCCCACATGGACATCGTCTCGGTCAACTGCCCGCGCACGCCCGCGACCTATCACCTGCTCTCGGCTCGGCGGCTGGCGCTGCTGCGCCCCCAGGCGGTGATCGTCAACACCTCGCGCGGCGAGGTGATCGACGAGACGGCGATGGCGCGGATGCTGGAGCAGGGCAAGCTCGCCGGCGCTGGCCTCGACGTGTTCGAGAACGAGCCCGCGATCAGCCCGAAGCTGCTGAAGCTGGAGAACGTCGTGCTGCTGCCGCACATGGGATCCGCCACCATCGAGAGCCGCATCGAGACCGGCGAGAAGGTCATCGTGAACATCAAGACCTTCGTCGACGGCCACAAGCCGCCCGACCGCGTGATCGAGGAACTGTTCTGA
- a CDS encoding DUF1127 domain-containing protein, translating into MHTPITQDQLDVHLRAARAERARVLGSLIGGIPSAIGRTLTRLAQRAERNAAVRELGMLDDSMLKDIGLYRGEIWHAADAAARGVDLRTTANSNVPTPILRPMPADTAPPANDNRDRAAPALMGAGRA; encoded by the coding sequence ATGCATACCCCGATTACACAGGATCAGCTCGACGTTCACCTGCGCGCGGCGCGGGCGGAGCGGGCGCGGGTTCTGGGCTCGCTCATCGGCGGCATTCCCTCGGCGATCGGCCGGACCCTCACGCGTCTGGCGCAGCGCGCCGAGCGCAATGCGGCCGTCCGCGAGCTGGGCATGCTCGACGACTCGATGCTGAAGGATATCGGTCTGTACCGCGGCGAGATCTGGCACGCGGCCGACGCCGCGGCGCGTGGTGTCGACCTCCGAACGACGGCGAACAGCAACGTCCCGACCCCGATCCTGCGGCCGATGCCGGCCGACACGGCACCGCCGGCCAACGACAATCGCGACCGCGCGGCGCCCGCCCTCATGGGCGCCGGCCGGGCCTGA